One genomic segment of Ipomoea triloba cultivar NCNSP0323 chromosome 9, ASM357664v1 includes these proteins:
- the LOC116030846 gene encoding uncharacterized protein LOC116030846 isoform X2: MDDRDTDDRESNQPLVQGSYWDLSNFIGGNDASVTNDNLLPQLFTSVPRLNEAASFLAEKTSLFTSCLPDLSGPAFGHSGEQEMVTFESRDSGGSVSCSYTYSGATTFPSESSHEAADVPSVHEGIPRSSAESESGSLLNSSAIVTSTQSNRNGISIFQGLIERVQRTVRGSADDIGWMQRDPQMPPVEDGTDRFLEILDAIRHGVHRLPNSVVYLLVPGLFSNHGPLYFVNTKTSFSKMGLTCHIAKIHSEASVEKNASEIKDYIEEIFWGSGKRVLLLGHSKGGIDAAAALSIYWTDLKDKVSGLALTQSPYGGTPIASDILREGQLGDYVNIRKLMEIIICKVIKGDMQSLEDLTYEKRKAFLRKYQLPRELPIISFHTEASISPAVLASLSRVAHAELPTFSAGQSTTLPVVMPLGAAMAACAQLLQIRYGEKSDGLVTCRDAEVPGSVVVRPKRKLDHAWMVYSSLNDDPSEADASQVCEALLTLLVEVGLRKRQELAKKDE; this comes from the exons ATGGACGACAGAGATACTGATGACAGGGAGTCAAACCAGCCATTGGTG CAAGGCAGCTACTGGGATCTCAGTAATTTCATTGGG GGAAATGACGCTTCCGTTACAAATGACAATCTCCTTCCGCAACTCTTCACTTCTGTGCCAAGACTTAATGAAGCAGCGTCTTTTCTCGCAGAAAAAACTTCTCTGTTTACAAGCTGTCTCCCTGATCTTTCTG GCCCAGCCTTTGGACACTCTGGTGAACAGGAAATGGTGACATTTGAATCTAGAGATTCAGGAGGATCTGTTAGCTGCAGTTATACTTATTcaggtgcaactacatttccTTCAGAATCATCTCATGAAGCAGCTGACGTTCCTTCTGTCCATGAAGGAATACCTAGGAGTTCAGCTGAATCAGAAAGTGGTTCATTGCTAAATTCTAGTGCAATTGTGACGTCAACTCAATCCAATCGAAATGGAATTTCCATTTTCCAAGG TCTTATTGAAAGAGTACAGAGGACAGTCCGTGGCTCCGCTGATGATATTGGATGGATGCAACGTGATCCACAAATGCCTCCAGTTGAAGATGGGACTGACAGGTTTTTGGAGATTCTTGATGCTATTAG GCATGGTGTGCACAGGTTGCCAAACTCGGTGGTATACTTGTTGGTACCAG GTCTATTCAGCAACCATGGGCCACTTTACTTTGTTAATACAAAAACAAGTTTCTCAAAAATGGGACTCACTTGTCATATAGCCAAAATTCACAGTGAG GCATCGGTGGAAAAAAATGCCAGTGAGATAAAAGACTATATTGAAGAAATCTTCTGGGGTTCTGGTAAACGTGTTCTGCTTCTTGGACATAGCAAGGGGGGGATAgatgctgctgctgctctaTCCATTTATTGGACTGATTTGAAAGATAAGGTTTCCGGGCTGGCACTCACTCAGAGTCCATACGGTGGTACTCCAATTGCTTCAGATATACTTCGAGAAGGGCAGTTGGGTGATTATGTTAATATCCGCAAACTTATGGAGATCATCATCTGTAAAGTGATCAAG GGAGACATGCAATCCTTAGAAGACTTGACTTATGAGAAGAGGAAGGCATTCTTGAGGAAATACCAACTGCCAAGAGAACTCCCCATTATTTCTTTCCACACAGAGGCCAGCATATCTCCGGCCGTTTTGGCATCACTATCCCGCGTTGCACACGCAGAATTGCCAACATTCTCTGCGGGCCAGTCCACGACGCTCCCAGTGGTGATGCCCCTTGGCGCTGCAATGGCGGCTTGTGCACAGCTACTTCAGATCAGATACGGTGAGAAGAGCGATGGGCTCGTAACGTGCCGTGATGCAGAAGTTCCAGGCTCCGTTGTAGTAAGGCCAAAACGCAAACTGGACCACGCTTGGATGGTGTACTCGTCGTTGAACGATGATCCATCAGAAGCCGATGCTTCTCAGGTTTGTGAAGCCCTTCTGACATTACTTGTGGAAGTAGGActaagaaaaagacaagaactaGCAAAAAAAGATGAGTGA
- the LOC116030846 gene encoding uncharacterized protein LOC116030846 isoform X3, which translates to MDDRDTDDRESNQPLVGNDASVTNDNLLPQLFTSVPRLNEAASFLAEKTSLFTSCLPDLSGPAFGHSGEQEMVTFESRDSGGSVSCSYTYSGATTFPSESSHEAADVPSVHEGIPRSSAESESGSLLNSSAIVTSTQSNRNGISIFQGLIERVQRTVRGSADDIGWMQRDPQMPPVEDGTDRFLEILDAIRHGVHRLPNSVVYLLVPGLFSNHGPLYFVNTKTSFSKMGLTCHIAKIHSEASVEKNASEIKDYIEEIFWGSGKRVLLLGHSKGGIDAAAALSIYWTDLKDKVSGLALTQSPYGGTPIASDILREGQLGDYVNIRKLMEIIICKVIKGDMQSLEDLTYEKRKAFLRKYQLPRELPIISFHTEASISPAVLASLSRVAHAELPTFSAGQSTTLPVVMPLGAAMAACAQLLQIRYGEKSDGLVTCRDAEVPGSVVVRPKRKLDHAWMVYSSLNDDPSEADASQVCEALLTLLVEVGLRKRQELAKKDE; encoded by the exons ATGGACGACAGAGATACTGATGACAGGGAGTCAAACCAGCCATTGGTG GGAAATGACGCTTCCGTTACAAATGACAATCTCCTTCCGCAACTCTTCACTTCTGTGCCAAGACTTAATGAAGCAGCGTCTTTTCTCGCAGAAAAAACTTCTCTGTTTACAAGCTGTCTCCCTGATCTTTCTG GCCCAGCCTTTGGACACTCTGGTGAACAGGAAATGGTGACATTTGAATCTAGAGATTCAGGAGGATCTGTTAGCTGCAGTTATACTTATTcaggtgcaactacatttccTTCAGAATCATCTCATGAAGCAGCTGACGTTCCTTCTGTCCATGAAGGAATACCTAGGAGTTCAGCTGAATCAGAAAGTGGTTCATTGCTAAATTCTAGTGCAATTGTGACGTCAACTCAATCCAATCGAAATGGAATTTCCATTTTCCAAGG TCTTATTGAAAGAGTACAGAGGACAGTCCGTGGCTCCGCTGATGATATTGGATGGATGCAACGTGATCCACAAATGCCTCCAGTTGAAGATGGGACTGACAGGTTTTTGGAGATTCTTGATGCTATTAG GCATGGTGTGCACAGGTTGCCAAACTCGGTGGTATACTTGTTGGTACCAG GTCTATTCAGCAACCATGGGCCACTTTACTTTGTTAATACAAAAACAAGTTTCTCAAAAATGGGACTCACTTGTCATATAGCCAAAATTCACAGTGAG GCATCGGTGGAAAAAAATGCCAGTGAGATAAAAGACTATATTGAAGAAATCTTCTGGGGTTCTGGTAAACGTGTTCTGCTTCTTGGACATAGCAAGGGGGGGATAgatgctgctgctgctctaTCCATTTATTGGACTGATTTGAAAGATAAGGTTTCCGGGCTGGCACTCACTCAGAGTCCATACGGTGGTACTCCAATTGCTTCAGATATACTTCGAGAAGGGCAGTTGGGTGATTATGTTAATATCCGCAAACTTATGGAGATCATCATCTGTAAAGTGATCAAG GGAGACATGCAATCCTTAGAAGACTTGACTTATGAGAAGAGGAAGGCATTCTTGAGGAAATACCAACTGCCAAGAGAACTCCCCATTATTTCTTTCCACACAGAGGCCAGCATATCTCCGGCCGTTTTGGCATCACTATCCCGCGTTGCACACGCAGAATTGCCAACATTCTCTGCGGGCCAGTCCACGACGCTCCCAGTGGTGATGCCCCTTGGCGCTGCAATGGCGGCTTGTGCACAGCTACTTCAGATCAGATACGGTGAGAAGAGCGATGGGCTCGTAACGTGCCGTGATGCAGAAGTTCCAGGCTCCGTTGTAGTAAGGCCAAAACGCAAACTGGACCACGCTTGGATGGTGTACTCGTCGTTGAACGATGATCCATCAGAAGCCGATGCTTCTCAGGTTTGTGAAGCCCTTCTGACATTACTTGTGGAAGTAGGActaagaaaaagacaagaactaGCAAAAAAAGATGAGTGA
- the LOC116030846 gene encoding uncharacterized protein LOC116030846 isoform X1, which yields MDDRDTDDRESNQPLVQQGSYWDLSNFIGGNDASVTNDNLLPQLFTSVPRLNEAASFLAEKTSLFTSCLPDLSGPAFGHSGEQEMVTFESRDSGGSVSCSYTYSGATTFPSESSHEAADVPSVHEGIPRSSAESESGSLLNSSAIVTSTQSNRNGISIFQGLIERVQRTVRGSADDIGWMQRDPQMPPVEDGTDRFLEILDAIRHGVHRLPNSVVYLLVPGLFSNHGPLYFVNTKTSFSKMGLTCHIAKIHSEASVEKNASEIKDYIEEIFWGSGKRVLLLGHSKGGIDAAAALSIYWTDLKDKVSGLALTQSPYGGTPIASDILREGQLGDYVNIRKLMEIIICKVIKGDMQSLEDLTYEKRKAFLRKYQLPRELPIISFHTEASISPAVLASLSRVAHAELPTFSAGQSTTLPVVMPLGAAMAACAQLLQIRYGEKSDGLVTCRDAEVPGSVVVRPKRKLDHAWMVYSSLNDDPSEADASQVCEALLTLLVEVGLRKRQELAKKDE from the exons ATGGACGACAGAGATACTGATGACAGGGAGTCAAACCAGCCATTGGTG cAGCAAGGCAGCTACTGGGATCTCAGTAATTTCATTGGG GGAAATGACGCTTCCGTTACAAATGACAATCTCCTTCCGCAACTCTTCACTTCTGTGCCAAGACTTAATGAAGCAGCGTCTTTTCTCGCAGAAAAAACTTCTCTGTTTACAAGCTGTCTCCCTGATCTTTCTG GCCCAGCCTTTGGACACTCTGGTGAACAGGAAATGGTGACATTTGAATCTAGAGATTCAGGAGGATCTGTTAGCTGCAGTTATACTTATTcaggtgcaactacatttccTTCAGAATCATCTCATGAAGCAGCTGACGTTCCTTCTGTCCATGAAGGAATACCTAGGAGTTCAGCTGAATCAGAAAGTGGTTCATTGCTAAATTCTAGTGCAATTGTGACGTCAACTCAATCCAATCGAAATGGAATTTCCATTTTCCAAGG TCTTATTGAAAGAGTACAGAGGACAGTCCGTGGCTCCGCTGATGATATTGGATGGATGCAACGTGATCCACAAATGCCTCCAGTTGAAGATGGGACTGACAGGTTTTTGGAGATTCTTGATGCTATTAG GCATGGTGTGCACAGGTTGCCAAACTCGGTGGTATACTTGTTGGTACCAG GTCTATTCAGCAACCATGGGCCACTTTACTTTGTTAATACAAAAACAAGTTTCTCAAAAATGGGACTCACTTGTCATATAGCCAAAATTCACAGTGAG GCATCGGTGGAAAAAAATGCCAGTGAGATAAAAGACTATATTGAAGAAATCTTCTGGGGTTCTGGTAAACGTGTTCTGCTTCTTGGACATAGCAAGGGGGGGATAgatgctgctgctgctctaTCCATTTATTGGACTGATTTGAAAGATAAGGTTTCCGGGCTGGCACTCACTCAGAGTCCATACGGTGGTACTCCAATTGCTTCAGATATACTTCGAGAAGGGCAGTTGGGTGATTATGTTAATATCCGCAAACTTATGGAGATCATCATCTGTAAAGTGATCAAG GGAGACATGCAATCCTTAGAAGACTTGACTTATGAGAAGAGGAAGGCATTCTTGAGGAAATACCAACTGCCAAGAGAACTCCCCATTATTTCTTTCCACACAGAGGCCAGCATATCTCCGGCCGTTTTGGCATCACTATCCCGCGTTGCACACGCAGAATTGCCAACATTCTCTGCGGGCCAGTCCACGACGCTCCCAGTGGTGATGCCCCTTGGCGCTGCAATGGCGGCTTGTGCACAGCTACTTCAGATCAGATACGGTGAGAAGAGCGATGGGCTCGTAACGTGCCGTGATGCAGAAGTTCCAGGCTCCGTTGTAGTAAGGCCAAAACGCAAACTGGACCACGCTTGGATGGTGTACTCGTCGTTGAACGATGATCCATCAGAAGCCGATGCTTCTCAGGTTTGTGAAGCCCTTCTGACATTACTTGTGGAAGTAGGActaagaaaaagacaagaactaGCAAAAAAAGATGAGTGA